The following proteins are co-located in the Dyadobacter chenwenxiniae genome:
- a CDS encoding cytochrome c oxidase subunit I gives MSAIEGLETAHHHESEHEHHHEAQNFWQKYIFCEDHKVIAKQYLITGIMWAVIGISMSIIFRIQLGLPDSNLSWLKPILGGWISDAGKLDPNFYLALVTMHGTIMVFFVLTAGLSGTFSNFLIPLQIGARDMASGFMNMLSYWFFFLASVIMFASLFLQAGPAAGGWVIYPPLSALPQAHPGSGMGMTLWLASMAFFIVSQLLGGINYITTVINLRTRGMSFDRLPLTIWSFLITAVLGLISFPVLLSSVLLLIMDRHFGTSFYLSDIYINGEALPNVGGSPILFQHLFWFLGHPEVYIVLLPGLGITSEVIATNSRKPIFGYRAMIASMLGIAFLAFIVWAHHMFVTGMNPFLGSVFMFLTLIIAVPSAVKGFNYITTLWKGNIVFTPGMLFSIGLVSLFVSGGLTGIILGNSALDIQLHDTYFVVAHFHLVMGAASAFGLFAGVYHWFPKMFGRMMNTTLGQIHFWLTFIGIYLVFIPMHYVGIAGFPRRYYQFTSYDFTHKFMDMNMFISIAAILSFLAQFIFLWNFFYSIFKGKRAPQNPWNSNTLEWTAPVNPGHGNWVGEIPAVYRWSYDYSKPGAKEDFIPQNIPYSQTLESNFPHENEQIATEKAIESQNYNDQFNSH, from the coding sequence ATGTCAGCTATTGAAGGATTGGAAACAGCTCATCACCACGAAAGTGAGCATGAACACCACCATGAAGCACAAAACTTTTGGCAGAAATATATATTTTGTGAAGATCACAAAGTTATAGCGAAGCAATATCTGATCACCGGGATCATGTGGGCTGTGATCGGAATTTCCATGTCGATCATTTTCCGTATTCAATTGGGTTTGCCGGATTCGAATCTTTCCTGGCTGAAACCTATTTTGGGCGGCTGGATTAGTGATGCCGGGAAACTTGATCCGAATTTTTACCTTGCTTTGGTTACCATGCACGGAACCATCATGGTATTCTTCGTATTAACGGCTGGTCTAAGCGGAACATTCAGTAATTTCTTGATTCCGTTACAAATCGGTGCGCGCGATATGGCGTCGGGTTTCATGAACATGTTGTCTTACTGGTTTTTCTTCCTTGCGAGCGTTATCATGTTTGCGTCGTTGTTCCTGCAAGCAGGACCAGCAGCGGGTGGCTGGGTAATTTATCCGCCATTGAGTGCTTTGCCTCAGGCACATCCAGGCTCAGGAATGGGAATGACACTTTGGTTGGCTAGTATGGCGTTTTTCATTGTGTCTCAGCTTTTAGGAGGAATTAATTATATTACTACGGTAATCAACTTGCGTACGAGAGGTATGTCATTTGACCGTCTTCCGTTGACAATCTGGTCATTCCTTATTACCGCTGTTTTGGGTCTGATCTCTTTCCCGGTTCTTTTGTCATCCGTATTGCTTTTGATCATGGACCGTCACTTCGGGACGAGCTTTTATCTTTCAGATATTTATATCAATGGTGAAGCGCTGCCAAATGTAGGTGGTAGCCCAATCTTGTTCCAACATTTGTTCTGGTTCTTAGGTCACCCTGAGGTTTACATTGTATTGTTACCAGGACTTGGAATCACTTCTGAAGTTATTGCAACAAACTCACGTAAGCCTATCTTCGGTTACCGTGCGATGATCGCGTCAATGTTGGGTATTGCCTTCCTTGCATTTATCGTTTGGGCCCACCATATGTTTGTGACGGGTATGAATCCATTCCTTGGATCCGTATTCATGTTCCTTACACTGATTATTGCGGTTCCATCTGCCGTGAAGGGCTTTAACTACATTACAACACTTTGGAAGGGAAACATTGTCTTCACACCAGGGATGTTGTTTTCGATTGGTCTTGTATCATTGTTCGTATCAGGTGGTTTGACGGGGATTATTCTTGGAAACAGTGCACTTGATATCCAACTTCACGATACATACTTCGTTGTAGCCCACTTCCACCTTGTGATGGGAGCTGCATCTGCATTCGGACTTTTTGCCGGGGTCTATCACTGGTTCCCTAAGATGTTCGGTAGAATGATGAATACGACATTGGGTCAGATTCACTTCTGGTTGACGTTCATTGGTATTTATCTTGTATTTATTCCAATGCACTATGTGGGTATAGCAGGTTTCCCACGCAGATACTACCAGTTTACAAGCTACGACTTTACGCATAAGTTTATGGACATGAACATGTTCATTTCGATTGCTGCGATCTTGTCTTTCCTTGCGCAATTCATTTTCCTGTGGAACTTCTTTTACAGCATTTTCAAAGGAAAGAGAGCTCCGCAAAATCCTTGGAATTCAAATACATTAGAGTGGACGGCGCCGGTAAATCCTGGACACGGGAACTGGGTTGGCGAGATTCCGGCAGTTTATCGCTGGTCTTACGATTACAGCAAGCCAGGAGCGAAGGAAGATTTTATTCCACAAAACATACCTTATTCTCAAACCCTGGAATCCAACTTCCCCCATGAGAATGAGCAGATAGCCACAGAAAAGGCAATTGAGTCACAAAATTATAATGACCAGTTCAACTCACATTGA